The Euphorbia lathyris chromosome 2, ddEupLath1.1, whole genome shotgun sequence genome includes a window with the following:
- the LOC136218373 gene encoding tubby-like F-box protein 3, with protein sequence MSFKSILQDMKGEFGSMSRKGFDVKFGYGMRSRSQRVVQDSSLVPVDAFKQSCWANMPPELLRDVLMRIEESEETWPSRKNVVACAGVCRNWREIMKEIVKTLEVSGKLTFPISLKQPGPRDSLLQCYIKRNRSNQTYYLYLSLNQASNDDGKFLLAARRCRRPTCTDYIISLNCDDVSRGSSTYIGKLRSNFLGTKFTIYDAQPSNTGAKVAKSRSSRIVNMKQVSPRVPAGNYPVAHVAYELNVLGSRGPRRMQCVMDAIPASATEPGGVAPTQTEFLHSHLDSFPSLPFFRSKSTRTENFISGPLSSNKDGMLVLRNKAPRWHEQLQCWCLNFNGRVTVASVKNFQLVASVDSGVGRQDQENVILQFGKVGKDVFTMDYQYPISAFQAFAICLSSFDTKIACE encoded by the exons ATGTCTTTCAAGAGCATACTTCAGGACATGAAAGGTGAGTTTGGGAGCATGTCTAGAAAAGGGTTCGATGTCAAATTTGGTTATGGGATGCGATCAAGGTCTCAAAGGGTGGTTCAAGATAGCTCTTTGGTGCCAGTTGATGCATTTAAGCAAAGTTGTTGGGCAAATATGCCGCCTGAGCTTTTGAGGGATGTGCTAATGAGAATTGAGGAATCTGAGGAAACTTGGCCATCCCGAAAGAATGTTGTTGCTTGCGCTGGTGTATGCAGAAACTGGAGAGAGATTATGAAGGAAATTGTCAAAACTCTTGAGGTTTCGGGCAAATTGACATTCCCAATCTCTTTGAAGCAG ccTGGTCCTAGGGACTCCCTTCTTCAGTGTTACATCAAAAGAAATCGTAGCAATCAAACATATTATCTTTACCTTAGCTTAAATCAAG CTTCAAATGACGATGGCAAGTTTCTTCTAGCTGCACGGAGGTGCAGACGGCCTACATGCACCGATTACATCATATCGTTAAACTGTGATGATGTGTCTAGAGGGAGCAGCACCTACATTGGGAAGTTGAG ATCAAATTTTCTGGGAACCAAGTTCACTATATACGATGCACAACCTTCAAATACAGGTGCTAAGGTTGCTAAATCTCGCTCCTCCAGGATAGTTAATATGAAGCAGGTCTCCCCCAGGGTCCCTGCTGGGAATTATCCTGTGGCCCATGTTGCTTATGAGTTGAATGTCTTAGGTTCAAG AGGTCCAAGGAGAATGCAGTGTGTTATGGATGCAATCCCTGCCTCTGCTACCGAGCCTGGAGGAGTGGCCCCAACGCAGACTGAATTTCTGCATAGCCATTTGGATTCCTTTCCATCACTCCCCTTTTTCAGATCAAAATCGACCCGCACAGAAAATTTTATTTCTGGTCCTTTGTCCAGTAATAAAGATGGAATGCTAGTATTGAGGAATAAGGCACCCAGGTGGCATGAACAACTCCAGTGCTGGTGTCTGAACTTCAATGGTCGGGTCACAGTTGCTTCCGTAAAGAATTTTCAGCTTGTAGCTTCTGTGGACAGTGGAGTTGGAAGGCAAGATCAGGAGAATGTTATACTCCAGTTTGGGAAAGTGGGGAAGGATGTCTTCACCATGGATTATCAGTACCCAATCTCAGCCTTCCAGGCATTTGCCATTTGCCTTAGTAGCTTTGACACCAAAATAGCTTGTGAATGA